A stretch of DNA from Paenibacillus albus:
TGAAGCATCGACTCGTGCGCTGCAATCGGTAAGGGATGCCGAATATCTGTGGGTCGTGGACCCGCTGGATGGAACGACGAATTTCGTGCACAGCTTCCCGTTCTTCTCCGTTTCGATAGCGCTTGCGCATAAGGGAGAGGTTATCGTTGGTGTTGTCTATGATCCGATTCGCGACGAGCTGTTCGTGGCGGAGAAAGGCAAAGGCGCATACGTGCGCGGCCGGCGGATGGGCGTATCCTCCGAGCTTAGCTTGAAGGAGAGCTTGATTGCAACGGGCTTCCCGGCGGATCAGAACTACGCGCTTCCGCTGAATATGAAAGGATTGCAGGCGCTCGTGCCGCAAGTGCGCAATATTCGTTCAGGCGGATCGGCTGCGTTACATATGGCTTATGTGGCTGCGGGACGTCTTAGCGGGTTCTGGGAGATCGGTCTGAATTCATGGGATTTGGCGGCAGGCTCGCTGCTAGTCTCTGAATCAGGTGGACGTATAACCGATTTGAAAGGCAATCCGTACGATCTTGGTGTGCGACATGTCGCAGCGACGAACGGCCATATTCATGATGAGTTTCTGCAGGTGCTTCAGCAGGCGGAATCCGGCAGCTAGTTTGTGATGTGAAGAACGTCTTTTTAACCGTCCAGGCCGGATGGGAGAAGAGGCGTTCTTTTGCATAGAATAGCGTATGGAGCTTCATGGAGAGGGGGCTGAGCACATGTTGTATATTGAGCTGGAGCTACAAGGCGAAGTGCCGATGCATGAGCAGATTGCGCAGCAAATTATTGCGGGAATTGCTTCCGGAACCATTCAGCCGGGGAAGACGCTGCCTTCTGCGAGGAAGCTCGCTTTAGCACTTCGCGTCAAGTCGCAGGTCGTCAACAAGGCTTACCATACGCTGCTTACGGAAGGGTTTCTGCAGGAGCGCTATGATGGCAGATTAGGTGTACTCGTTCCTTCGCTTGCGGAGATGCCGCGGGTCACTGAAGGATATATGAACCGCCTGCAAAAGCAGCTTCAGTCGCTTGCGGCAGAAGGCCGGGCAAGAGGCATGACTGAGGCGGAATTCAGCAGAGCTTGCATCAAAATATATCGCAGCGACTTAACAAGGATGGGAGACGCATTGGAATGACAGCAGGTGGCATCAAGCAAGCCCAAAGAGCATTCATCCAGGCGAGCTGGTATTTGGTTCAAATCGCCATCATCGCGGCATCCGTGATTGCGGCGGTGCTTATGTGGGATCGGATACCGGAGCGGCTGGCGGTTCATTATGATATTAAGTTTCATCCGGATCGGTATAGTGAGAAGAGCGGCAGCAGCGTGTTTATTTTGAACGGGATTCAGCTGTTCCTGCTGGCGCTGCTTATGGGTGCGGAACGTGTAGTGACTGTGGGCGCAGTCGCGCTTGGAAAAAGAATGCCAGAGGAGCGGCAAGGAGCGTATCGCCATGCGAATGGATTGTTCATCTATGCGCTGTCGCTCCTGCTCGTCGCATTCTTCAGCTATGTACAAGCGACGATGCTGTATGGCTGGCCGACTGTAGGTGCGATGGTGGCAACGATTGTGCTGATTGTTCTGATCATCGCAGGGGTTGCTGCTCTTATCGTCCACGTAAGAAGGCTGGGAATAGGTGCGGGGGACTTGGGCGAAGGCGAGCGGGA
This window harbors:
- a CDS encoding inositol monophosphatase family protein, which encodes MSEHIIGGKSFTAVAINCAAKAGEWIKTKLGNHTTLSLKYSAQDLVTEVDKGAETMIRNLVLTHFPDHSFLGEEGVEPGPEASTRALQSVRDAEYLWVVDPLDGTTNFVHSFPFFSVSIALAHKGEVIVGVVYDPIRDELFVAEKGKGAYVRGRRMGVSSELSLKESLIATGFPADQNYALPLNMKGLQALVPQVRNIRSGGSAALHMAYVAAGRLSGFWEIGLNSWDLAAGSLLVSESGGRITDLKGNPYDLGVRHVAATNGHIHDEFLQVLQQAESGS
- a CDS encoding DUF5808 domain-containing protein, yielding MTAGGIKQAQRAFIQASWYLVQIAIIAASVIAAVLMWDRIPERLAVHYDIKFHPDRYSEKSGSSVFILNGIQLFLLALLMGAERVVTVGAVALGKRMPEERQGAYRHANGLFIYALSLLLVAFFSYVQATMLYGWPTVGAMVATIVLIVLIIAGVAALIVHVRRLGIGAGDLGEGEREGKWIAGGGIYYNPQDSALFVPKRYGIGLTMNFGRPLSWVILLGILAVPVLIIGIVEWVK
- a CDS encoding GntR family transcriptional regulator; this translates as MLYIELELQGEVPMHEQIAQQIIAGIASGTIQPGKTLPSARKLALALRVKSQVVNKAYHTLLTEGFLQERYDGRLGVLVPSLAEMPRVTEGYMNRLQKQLQSLAAEGRARGMTEAEFSRACIKIYRSDLTRMGDALE